In one Streptomyces sp. NBC_01241 genomic region, the following are encoded:
- a CDS encoding amino acid adenylation domain-containing protein, which produces MKLHALVIEAAQRSPDALAVSAQDVDLTYAELDRLAGRFALAMSSRGVRPGDRVILWGGKSALAVAFMQGALRIGAAYAPVASANPPDRVARIACDSDAVLVVADEAAAYTLSSGPAPGELGGAAVVTLDTMLAEASEDAAPEIFDSHPDDMAYILYTSGSTGTPKGVCLSHRNALAFVDWAVQSLGLGPEDRLSNHAPFNFDLSVFDLYGAFRAGASVHLIPPEMAYAPAQLVAFVRERRISVWYSVPSALTLMMREGELLKGARPPALRACVFAGEPFAITQAQTMRRSWPDVRLLNWYGPTESNVCTSYEVTEADLERTGPLPIGSPASGDSITLDPSDKEGEIVVTGPTVMLGYWGRARQAGPYRTGDIGRIGPDGELEYVGRIDHMVKVRGHRVELGEIEAVLARHPSVAGAVVVVTGDALECRLHAVVVPAGAERPRLLGLKQHCARHLPTYMLFDAVHVVGSLPLTPNGKTNRPALVAAIEGGTL; this is translated from the coding sequence GTGAAACTCCACGCACTCGTCATCGAAGCCGCCCAGCGCTCGCCGGACGCCCTCGCAGTCTCGGCGCAGGACGTGGACCTGACCTACGCGGAACTCGACCGTCTGGCGGGCCGGTTCGCCTTGGCCATGAGCAGCCGGGGGGTGCGCCCCGGCGACCGGGTGATCCTCTGGGGCGGAAAGAGCGCCCTGGCCGTGGCCTTCATGCAAGGGGCGCTGCGCATCGGAGCCGCATATGCGCCGGTCGCCTCCGCCAATCCCCCCGACCGGGTGGCCCGCATCGCCTGCGACAGCGACGCCGTCCTGGTCGTGGCGGACGAGGCGGCCGCCTACACGCTCTCCTCCGGACCGGCCCCCGGCGAGCTGGGCGGTGCCGCCGTCGTCACCCTGGACACCATGCTGGCCGAAGCGTCCGAGGACGCCGCGCCGGAGATCTTCGACAGCCACCCCGACGACATGGCGTACATCCTCTACACCTCCGGGTCGACCGGCACGCCCAAGGGCGTCTGTCTCAGCCATCGCAACGCGCTGGCTTTCGTCGACTGGGCGGTTCAGAGTCTCGGACTCGGTCCGGAAGACCGCCTGTCCAACCACGCCCCCTTCAACTTCGACCTGTCGGTCTTCGATCTGTACGGCGCGTTCCGTGCCGGGGCGTCCGTACACCTGATCCCACCCGAGATGGCCTACGCACCCGCCCAACTCGTCGCGTTCGTCCGGGAGCGGCGTATCTCCGTCTGGTACTCGGTGCCTTCCGCACTGACCCTGATGATGCGGGAGGGAGAGCTGCTCAAGGGAGCGAGGCCCCCCGCGTTGCGCGCCTGCGTCTTCGCCGGCGAACCGTTCGCCATCACGCAGGCCCAGACGATGCGCAGAAGCTGGCCCGACGTACGGCTGCTCAACTGGTACGGGCCCACCGAGTCGAACGTGTGCACCTCCTACGAGGTGACGGAGGCCGATCTCGAGCGGACAGGCCCGCTGCCCATCGGCAGCCCGGCCTCCGGGGACTCGATCACCCTCGACCCCTCCGACAAGGAAGGCGAGATCGTGGTGACGGGGCCCACGGTGATGCTCGGCTACTGGGGACGCGCCCGACAGGCTGGCCCTTACCGGACCGGGGACATCGGACGGATCGGCCCGGACGGTGAACTGGAGTACGTGGGCCGTATCGACCACATGGTCAAGGTCCGCGGTCACCGCGTCGAGCTCGGCGAGATCGAGGCCGTGCTCGCCCGCCACCCCTCGGTGGCGGGCGCGGTCGTGGTCGTCACAGGAGACGCGCTGGAATGCCGGCTGCACGCCGTGGTCGTCCCCGCCGGGGCCGAGCGCCCGCGCCTGCTCGGCCTCAAGCAGCACTGCGCGCGGCACCTGCCCACGTACATGCTCTTCGACGCCGTGCATGTGGTGGGCAGCCTGCCCCTGACACCGAACGGCAAGACCAACCGACCCGCGCTGGTAGCGGCGATAGAAGGGGGGACCTTGTGA
- a CDS encoding flavin reductase family protein, whose product MTDTTTESELEGIGYAEFRNIMGSFASGISVVTTLDDDNQPCGMTCSAVCSVSADPPLLLACVRTPSSTLDTVRKRGQFAMNFLDSQARDLSDLFASRTPDKFAAVQWSPGDTARMPILDRTLAHAECEVHDLINAGDHVIVLGRLVGGGTDTTRFPLGYWRGSYVRLFRMTATARS is encoded by the coding sequence ATGACAGACACGACAACGGAGTCCGAGCTCGAGGGCATCGGGTACGCGGAGTTCCGCAACATCATGGGCTCGTTCGCGAGCGGCATCAGCGTGGTGACAACCCTCGACGACGACAATCAGCCGTGCGGTATGACCTGCTCCGCCGTGTGCAGCGTCTCCGCGGACCCGCCGCTGCTCCTCGCCTGTGTACGGACACCCAGCAGCACCCTCGACACGGTCCGTAAACGCGGGCAGTTCGCCATGAACTTCCTCGACTCCCAGGCCCGGGACCTCTCGGATCTGTTCGCCAGCCGCACCCCGGACAAGTTCGCCGCCGTGCAGTGGAGCCCCGGCGACACCGCCCGTATGCCCATACTCGACCGCACGCTGGCCCACGCCGAGTGCGAGGTGCACGACCTCATCAACGCCGGCGACCACGTCATCGTCCTCGGCCGGCTGGTGGGTGGGGGAACCGACACCACCAGGTTCCCTCTTGGCTACTGGCGCGGCAGTTACGTCCGGTTGTTCCGCATGACCGCCACCGCACGGTCCTGA
- a CDS encoding transposase family protein, with translation MASAAAAVLTGAKSLAAIGEWLQDAPAWALRVLGFWPDPLTGAVPVPHPATVRRLLSRLDGDGFDQAVGAFLAARTATAEGERQAIAVDGKTLRGSRIRQRPAVALRSEPGSLPALRCQPIRRGPGTAEPEPVLFEVPRKN, from the coding sequence GTGGCCTCGGCCGCGGCAGCCGTGCTGACCGGGGCGAAGTCCCTGGCCGCGATCGGCGAGTGGCTCCAGGATGCTCCGGCCTGGGCGCTTCGTGTGCTGGGATTCTGGCCCGATCCGCTCACCGGAGCCGTCCCTGTTCCGCACCCGGCGACCGTGCGCCGACTACTGTCCCGCCTGGACGGTGACGGCTTCGACCAGGCCGTCGGCGCCTTTCTGGCCGCCCGCACCGCCACGGCGGAGGGCGAACGGCAAGCGATCGCGGTGGACGGCAAGACTTTGCGCGGCTCACGCATCCGGCAGCGGCCGGCCGTCGCCCTGCGAAGTGAACCCGGTAGTCTGCCCGCGCTTCGGTGCCAGCCCATCCGTCGTGGCCCAGGAACGGCTGAACCAGAGCCCGTTCTTTTCGAGGTGCCCCGGAAGAACTGA
- a CDS encoding IS4 family transposase: protein MPRAGQLKSSGERLSDRVAVGVLTQAFPRSLVDEVLVETGRMQLRNRLLPARLVVYFVLAMCLFSGQSYEEVARLLTAGLQDERRWRGTWVVPSTAAIWKARSRLGVAPLRRLFARVCCPVATPDTQGAFYGVWRLTAIDGTTFDLPDTKANTEAFGRPPRSGRGELEVGRPQLRMVGLVECGTHVVFDAAVGGLRAGEQTLARAVLGSLRPGMLLLADRGFYGVDLWCKAAATGADLLWRVRKDLVLPVVEQLPDGSYLTEIFDRSDIHHTRRGVRVRAVEYTIAGHEGVYRLLTTILDPSMAPAAELAALYAQRWEFESTLDEIKTHLGGSHLVLRSQHPDGAEQELYGFLLVHHAIRHLMHQAANQAGQDPDRISFIRSVRVVRRQVTDQAAFSPRQTHPRGQSDPR, encoded by the coding sequence ATGCCAAGAGCGGGCCAACTGAAGTCATCTGGTGAGCGGTTGTCGGACCGGGTTGCGGTCGGAGTGCTGACGCAGGCGTTTCCTCGGTCGCTGGTGGACGAGGTACTGGTGGAGACGGGCCGGATGCAACTGCGGAACCGGTTGCTGCCGGCCCGGTTGGTGGTCTATTTCGTGCTGGCGATGTGTTTGTTCTCCGGGCAGAGCTATGAGGAAGTCGCCCGGCTGCTGACAGCTGGTCTGCAGGACGAGCGGCGTTGGCGTGGGACGTGGGTGGTGCCGAGTACGGCTGCGATCTGGAAAGCCAGGTCCCGGCTGGGTGTGGCGCCTCTGCGGCGGCTGTTCGCGCGCGTGTGCTGTCCGGTCGCCACACCCGACACGCAGGGCGCCTTCTACGGCGTCTGGCGGCTGACCGCGATCGACGGCACCACGTTTGACCTGCCGGACACGAAAGCGAACACGGAAGCGTTCGGCCGCCCGCCCCGCTCCGGGCGGGGCGAACTTGAGGTCGGCCGCCCGCAGTTGCGCATGGTCGGCCTGGTGGAATGCGGCACCCACGTCGTTTTCGACGCTGCGGTCGGAGGTCTGCGCGCCGGAGAGCAGACACTGGCCCGGGCGGTGCTGGGGTCCCTGCGGCCGGGGATGCTGCTCCTGGCCGACCGCGGTTTCTACGGCGTGGACCTGTGGTGCAAAGCGGCAGCCACCGGGGCGGACCTGTTGTGGCGCGTGCGCAAGGACCTGGTGCTGCCGGTGGTGGAGCAACTGCCGGACGGCTCCTACCTCACCGAAATTTTCGATCGGAGCGACATCCACCACACTCGTCGTGGGGTGCGGGTGCGCGCGGTGGAGTACACCATCGCCGGCCACGAGGGTGTCTACCGGCTCCTCACCACCATCCTCGACCCGTCCATGGCCCCAGCCGCGGAACTGGCAGCCCTTTACGCCCAGCGATGGGAGTTCGAGTCCACCCTCGACGAGATCAAGACCCACCTCGGCGGGTCGCACCTGGTGCTGCGTTCACAACACCCTGACGGAGCCGAGCAGGAACTTTACGGCTTCCTGCTCGTCCACCACGCTATCCGGCACCTGATGCACCAGGCCGCGAACCAAGCCGGTCAGGATCCCGACCGCATCTCCTTCATCCGTTCAGTGCGCGTCGTGCGCCGCCAGGTCACCGACCAGGCGGCATTTTCCCCCCGGCAGACTCACCCGCGCGGTCAAAGCGACCCACGCTGA
- a CDS encoding IS1380 family transposase produces MQSSHAAARVSARFDDPNLVGYGGLAPVVRLAERCGLPALVDEHVRLPASTDGTGAFPAAKLMSLVGGMVAGADSIDDMDRLRHGGLPRLFSGVRAPSTLGSYLRSFSHGHVKQLHAVARRFLPELAAHTPLLPGADQVAYVDIDDTIRRTYGYAKQGAGYGYSKVKGLNALIGIVSTPLAAPVIVATRLRKGPSNSARGAAAFVAESIRTARACGASGLLVVRADSAFYGANIVNACRALGVRFSVTVRMNASVKAAIAGIDEAAWKAIKYPKAVWDEEGQCWISDAEIAETTYTAFTSKPKKQQATARLIVRRVKRLNPAAVPEGQGALFDTWRYHAAFTDSPLSLSDAEREHRRHAVVEQVIADLKNGPFAHAPSGHFQANAAWLALAALAHNLTRAAGALASAFHAKATTATIRDHLINVPARPARSARRLTLHLPEHWPWADDFTQLFDLVHAPPPTA; encoded by the coding sequence ATGCAATCTTCCCATGCCGCAGCGAGGGTCTCCGCACGGTTTGATGATCCGAATCTGGTCGGCTACGGCGGGCTGGCCCCGGTGGTGCGGCTGGCTGAGCGGTGCGGACTGCCCGCACTCGTCGACGAGCACGTCCGGCTGCCGGCCTCGACGGACGGCACCGGGGCCTTCCCCGCGGCGAAGCTGATGTCGCTGGTCGGCGGCATGGTCGCCGGGGCGGACAGCATCGATGACATGGACCGGCTGCGGCACGGTGGGCTGCCGCGGCTGTTCAGCGGGGTGCGGGCGCCGTCCACGCTGGGCTCGTACCTGCGCTCCTTCAGCCACGGACACGTGAAGCAACTGCACGCGGTGGCCCGCCGGTTCCTACCCGAACTGGCCGCGCACACCCCGCTGCTGCCCGGCGCCGACCAAGTGGCCTACGTGGACATCGACGACACGATCCGTCGCACCTACGGCTACGCCAAGCAGGGCGCCGGCTACGGATACAGCAAGGTCAAGGGCTTGAACGCGCTGATCGGGATCGTCTCCACCCCGCTGGCCGCTCCGGTGATCGTCGCCACCCGCCTGCGCAAGGGACCGTCCAACTCCGCCCGAGGTGCGGCCGCGTTCGTCGCCGAATCGATCCGCACCGCAAGAGCGTGCGGCGCGAGCGGGCTGCTGGTCGTGCGGGCCGACTCCGCGTTCTACGGCGCCAATATCGTGAACGCCTGCCGGGCCCTGGGCGTCCGGTTCTCGGTCACCGTGCGGATGAACGCCTCGGTCAAGGCCGCGATCGCGGGCATCGACGAAGCCGCGTGGAAGGCGATCAAGTACCCCAAGGCCGTGTGGGACGAGGAGGGGCAGTGCTGGATCTCGGACGCCGAGATAGCCGAGACCACCTACACCGCCTTCACCTCCAAGCCGAAGAAGCAGCAGGCCACCGCCCGTCTGATCGTGCGCCGCGTCAAACGGCTCAACCCGGCAGCGGTGCCCGAGGGACAGGGCGCACTCTTCGATACCTGGCGCTACCACGCCGCGTTCACCGACTCTCCGCTCTCCCTGTCCGATGCCGAACGTGAGCACAGGCGGCACGCTGTCGTGGAACAGGTGATCGCGGACTTGAAGAACGGCCCGTTCGCCCACGCCCCCTCCGGGCACTTCCAGGCGAACGCCGCCTGGCTCGCGCTGGCCGCTCTCGCGCACAATCTGACCCGCGCCGCCGGCGCCCTGGCGTCCGCCTTCCACGCCAAGGCCACCACCGCAACGATCCGCGACCACCTGATCAACGTGCCCGCCCGCCCGGCCCGCTCCGCCCGGCGCCTCACCCTCCACCTGCCCGAACACTGGCCCTGGGCCGACGACTTCACCCAGCTCTTCGACCTCGTGCACGCGCCACCACCCACAGCCTGA
- a CDS encoding transposase, whose translation MGSKYTKRYSEEYKRDAVELVCSSGRTVTDVAWQLDVSAESLRAWVKKAKAAEVTETGGKGLYSERWDSVDCFYRRPAVSRPSKVMSKAWSAAFQRMVQRLLPVPLGSRLITAR comes from the coding sequence GTGGGAAGCAAGTACACGAAGCGGTACTCGGAAGAGTACAAACGGGACGCGGTCGAGCTCGTGTGCTCGTCAGGGCGGACGGTGACCGACGTCGCCTGGCAACTCGACGTCAGTGCCGAGAGCCTGCGCGCCTGGGTCAAGAAGGCCAAGGCCGCCGAGGTCACGGAGACCGGCGGAAAGGGTCTGTACAGCGAACGGTGGGACTCGGTTGATTGTTTCTACCGGCGTCCGGCAGTGAGCCGGCCGTCGAAGGTGATGTCGAAGGCTTGGAGTGCGGCTTTCCAGCGCATGGTCCAGCGCTTGCTTCCGGTGCCCTTGGGGTCCAGGCTCATCACCGCGAGGTAG
- a CDS encoding IS30 family transposase: MPRGGANRMPSSARRRYFELRRKGLKGAAAARQVGVSVSCGSNWFIDAGSMIIPDPPISPRFLTQDERIAIADGLRAGRSPVVIAAEIGKSVSTVYREIGRGRKENGEYEPWWAHNQALLRRQRPKEEKLRDHGPLRAAVREKLDEKWSPQQIARHLAREHPDNPRMRACPETIYRGLFAGLLGKREGRLRTGRTRRKRQRRGVVSPNKIKNMTLVHDRPATVNDRETPGDWEGDLIIGRAQRSAIGTLVDRTTRFVRLIHLPHGWKAQPMRDALVSQTADLPRALRRTLTWDQGRELVLHEEIEALSGFRIYFCDPHSPWQRGTNENINGLLRQYFPKGTDLTVHSLRNLTAVARQLNERPRMVLGDRTPSEVMQDWGIASQFP; encoded by the coding sequence ATGCCTCGTGGAGGAGCCAATCGCATGCCGTCGTCGGCCAGACGGCGGTACTTCGAGCTGCGGCGCAAGGGCCTGAAGGGGGCAGCGGCCGCCCGCCAAGTGGGCGTATCGGTGAGCTGCGGGTCCAACTGGTTCATCGATGCTGGAAGCATGATCATTCCTGACCCTCCCATCTCGCCACGCTTCCTGACCCAGGACGAGCGGATCGCCATCGCCGACGGTCTGCGCGCCGGGCGGAGCCCGGTCGTCATCGCCGCCGAGATCGGCAAGAGCGTTTCGACGGTCTACCGGGAGATTGGACGCGGCCGGAAGGAGAACGGGGAGTACGAACCCTGGTGGGCACACAACCAGGCGCTCCTGCGTCGCCAACGCCCCAAAGAAGAGAAACTCCGCGACCACGGACCCCTGCGCGCGGCAGTGCGCGAGAAGCTCGACGAGAAGTGGTCCCCGCAGCAGATTGCTCGACACCTCGCACGCGAGCACCCGGACAACCCTCGCATGCGGGCCTGTCCGGAGACGATCTACCGTGGCCTGTTCGCTGGCCTTCTGGGCAAGCGTGAGGGCCGACTGCGCACCGGACGCACCCGCCGCAAGCGGCAACGCCGTGGCGTCGTCTCACCCAACAAGATCAAGAACATGACGCTCGTCCATGACCGACCCGCCACGGTCAACGATCGTGAAACGCCCGGCGATTGGGAGGGAGACCTCATCATCGGACGCGCTCAGCGGTCCGCTATAGGCACCCTCGTCGACCGCACGACCCGCTTCGTTCGCCTGATCCACCTGCCGCACGGCTGGAAGGCCCAGCCGATGCGCGACGCCCTGGTCTCGCAGACCGCCGATCTGCCACGAGCGTTGCGGCGGACCCTGACCTGGGACCAGGGGCGCGAGCTCGTCCTCCATGAAGAGATAGAGGCCCTCTCCGGCTTCCGGATCTATTTCTGCGATCCTCATTCTCCCTGGCAGCGCGGCACCAACGAGAACATCAACGGGCTGCTGCGGCAGTACTTCCCCAAGGGCACCGACCTTACGGTCCACTCCCTGCGCAACCTGACGGCCGTGGCCCGTCAGCTCAACGAGCGCCCCCGAATGGTCCTGGGAGACCGTACTCCGTCCGAGGTCATGCAAGACTGGGGCATAGCATCACAGTTTCCGTGA
- a CDS encoding transposase, whose protein sequence is MTDVMSDIKAGEAAVGALDAVDDSLVAELVARAQAGGVKLTGEGGLLAELTRKVLESALEGELTDHLGHEPGERVEGGRENYRNGHRSKTVTTEVGPVEIAVPRDRAGTFEPQLVKKRQRRLGGVDEMVLSLSAKGLTHGEISAHLAEVYGTEVSKTTVSTITDSVMAGMAEWQNRPLDSGRFLAVIANHGNCDAMPQSCMTSDGVRSPRTIRGRSLS, encoded by the coding sequence ATGACTGACGTGATGAGTGACATCAAGGCCGGGGAGGCCGCCGTGGGTGCGCTGGATGCTGTGGATGACAGTCTGGTTGCCGAACTGGTGGCCCGGGCCCAGGCCGGCGGAGTGAAGCTGACCGGCGAGGGCGGCCTTCTGGCGGAGCTGACGCGCAAGGTGCTGGAGTCCGCGCTGGAGGGTGAGCTGACCGACCACCTCGGACACGAGCCCGGTGAACGGGTCGAGGGCGGCCGGGAGAATTACCGCAACGGCCACCGGTCCAAGACCGTGACCACCGAGGTCGGCCCGGTGGAGATCGCGGTGCCGCGGGACCGGGCGGGCACGTTCGAACCGCAGCTGGTCAAGAAGCGCCAGCGGCGCCTGGGCGGCGTGGACGAGATGGTCCTGTCCCTGTCCGCGAAGGGCCTTACCCACGGCGAGATCTCCGCCCACCTGGCCGAGGTCTACGGCACGGAGGTCTCCAAGACCACTGTCTCCACGATCACCGACAGCGTGATGGCCGGCATGGCCGAATGGCAGAACCGTCCCCTGGACAGCGGGCGGTTTCTAGCGGTGATTGCGAATCACGGAAACTGTGATGCTATGCCCCAGTCTTGCATGACCTCGGACGGAGTACGGTCTCCCAGGACCATTCGGGGGCGCTCGTTGAGCTGA
- a CDS encoding DDE-type integrase/transposase/recombinase, with translation MPTAEGWLYLAGWLDLATREVIGYSMADHHRADLVVDPLDMAANLGRLEPGCVIHSDRGSEYTSTQLGSKICQLECRQSMGRTGICYDNAAAESFWAVLKEEIGTRFWPDRATARAEIFAFIETFYNRRRLRKHIVWGYLTPHETRLRHQREQALAA, from the coding sequence ATCCCCACCGCCGAGGGCTGGCTCTACCTCGCCGGCTGGCTCGACCTGGCCACACGGGAGGTGATCGGCTACTCGATGGCCGACCACCACCGCGCCGACCTCGTCGTCGACCCCCTGGACATGGCCGCCAACCTGGGCCGCCTGGAACCCGGCTGCGTGATCCACTCGGACCGCGGATCCGAGTACACCTCCACCCAACTTGGCTCAAAAATCTGCCAGTTGGAATGCCGCCAGAGCATGGGGCGGACTGGAATCTGCTACGACAACGCCGCCGCCGAGAGCTTCTGGGCCGTCCTCAAGGAAGAGATCGGCACTCGCTTCTGGCCGGACCGGGCCACCGCCCGCGCCGAGATCTTCGCGTTCATCGAGACCTTCTACAACCGCCGCAGGCTCCGCAAGCACATCGTGTGGGGATACCTCACACCCCACGAAACGCGCCTGCGTCACCAGCGGGAACAAGCCCTCGCGGCATAA
- a CDS encoding NAD(P)H-dependent flavin oxidoreductase gives MTSIPTPVTGLLGVRLPVIQAGMSWASSSSALPLAVTRAGGLGVVAAGPMRLDDLARVLDEMAAGTDDPWGVNLPLYRAGADDVIDLLLERRPPVLIASQGGPRRYLERFHDVGTVCLHVVAGVEHARKAADAGVDGLVVVGGEAGGHPPPAMVATQVLVRAVVSAVEGLPVVASGGVADGAGLAAMLALGAGAAQFGTRFLATEEATVHPEYKEVVLAAGVEDTRTVGHGLGLIRAVENDFTVRMQRLEESAAELGVRRKEFQSASLKDAALHGRVREGKVEAGQSAGLIDAVLPATAVVERIVAEYRTALTRLPLPVATEVRPLIVEGAGHGPAPASRA, from the coding sequence ATGACCAGTATCCCCACCCCGGTCACCGGCCTGCTCGGCGTCCGTCTCCCGGTGATCCAGGCGGGCATGTCCTGGGCCTCGTCCAGCTCGGCCCTGCCCCTCGCGGTCACCCGGGCCGGCGGGCTGGGCGTCGTCGCCGCGGGACCCATGCGTCTGGACGACCTCGCTCGCGTGCTCGACGAGATGGCCGCGGGAACCGACGACCCCTGGGGGGTCAATCTGCCGCTCTACCGGGCGGGGGCCGACGACGTCATCGATCTGCTCCTCGAGCGGCGTCCACCGGTGCTGATCGCGTCCCAGGGCGGACCGCGCCGCTACCTGGAACGGTTCCACGACGTCGGTACCGTCTGTCTGCACGTCGTGGCCGGCGTCGAGCATGCCCGCAAGGCTGCCGACGCGGGAGTCGACGGTCTGGTCGTCGTCGGCGGGGAGGCCGGCGGGCACCCGCCGCCCGCGATGGTGGCCACGCAGGTCCTCGTGCGGGCTGTGGTCTCGGCCGTCGAGGGCCTTCCGGTGGTCGCCTCCGGTGGTGTGGCGGACGGTGCCGGGCTGGCCGCGATGCTGGCCCTGGGAGCGGGCGCCGCCCAGTTCGGCACACGGTTCCTCGCCACCGAGGAAGCGACCGTGCATCCCGAGTACAAGGAGGTGGTCCTCGCTGCCGGGGTGGAGGACACCCGCACGGTCGGACACGGCCTCGGCCTCATCCGCGCTGTCGAGAACGACTTCACCGTCCGCATGCAGCGTCTTGAGGAGTCTGCCGCCGAACTCGGCGTACGGCGCAAGGAGTTCCAGTCCGCCAGTCTCAAGGACGCCGCCCTGCACGGCCGCGTGCGTGAGGGCAAGGTCGAGGCAGGGCAATCCGCGGGTCTGATCGACGCGGTTCTCCCCGCCACCGCCGTCGTCGAGCGCATCGTCGCCGAGTACCGGACCGCGCTCACCCGTCTGCCTCTGCCTGTGGCCACCGAGGTGCGGCCTTTGATAGTCGAGGGAGCCGGGCACGGGCCCGCGCCGGCGTCAAGGGCCTGA
- a CDS encoding AMP-binding protein, with the protein MNLRQTCPLTAHEALERAALLAPDVEAVVTAEERLTYGALAAEVTRIRAALAAAGIGPGDRVGLCLGNGPRWVALFVALGSVGAVTVPVNTRYTADEVEHTLTHAKVSTLFVADRVLRVDFLAILSALGLGADGTATSARLPDLKRVVVCGEEVPGWATPWPRFLSEATGQVPATGTPDDILLVQYTSGTTSRPKGVLLTQRSMCADAFFSGARLGLRPGDRFHSARPFFHVAGSTLSVLASIQHATTLVTMPKFEPAEALRLLESERCTHFSGNDTIALMLLNHPDRAHRTLHLRGAWVAASATVIRRVIDELGAAECVAGYGLSEASPNVSQSCWWEDDEVRASGAMQVQPGVEVRIRAADGTRDCAPDEPGSILVRGWNVMQGYLDAPEETAAVIDSDGWLATGDVGALDATGRLHFMGRTKDIIRVGGENVAPADVEDTLHRHPRIRQAVVVGVPDERLVEVPFAFVVLTEPGTTEDELIAWARTRMAGFKVPRYLRIVDGFEDIGMTASSKVQKNRLAAHGRTLLAQQDHEVSA; encoded by the coding sequence ATGAACCTCAGGCAGACATGTCCCCTGACCGCCCACGAGGCACTGGAGCGCGCCGCGCTTCTCGCCCCCGACGTGGAGGCCGTGGTCACCGCCGAGGAACGCCTCACCTACGGTGCGCTCGCCGCCGAGGTCACCCGGATCCGGGCCGCTCTCGCCGCCGCCGGCATCGGCCCGGGCGACCGTGTCGGGCTGTGTCTTGGCAACGGCCCCCGCTGGGTCGCCCTGTTCGTCGCCCTGGGATCGGTCGGCGCGGTGACCGTTCCCGTCAACACCCGTTACACCGCCGACGAGGTGGAGCACACCCTCACCCACGCCAAGGTCTCCACCCTGTTCGTCGCCGACCGAGTGCTGCGCGTCGACTTCCTCGCCATCCTGAGCGCTCTCGGCCTCGGCGCGGACGGCACCGCCACCAGCGCCCGCCTGCCCGACCTGAAACGGGTCGTCGTGTGCGGGGAAGAGGTGCCCGGCTGGGCGACGCCATGGCCGCGGTTCCTGTCCGAAGCAACCGGCCAGGTCCCCGCGACCGGTACCCCGGACGACATCCTGCTCGTCCAATACACCTCCGGCACGACCTCCCGACCCAAGGGCGTACTGCTCACCCAGCGCAGTATGTGCGCCGACGCGTTCTTCTCCGGCGCCCGCCTCGGCCTGCGCCCCGGGGACCGCTTCCACAGCGCCCGGCCCTTCTTCCACGTCGCCGGGAGCACCCTGTCCGTGCTGGCGTCCATCCAGCACGCCACCACCCTGGTCACGATGCCGAAGTTCGAGCCGGCCGAGGCGCTGCGGCTGCTGGAGAGCGAACGGTGCACCCACTTCTCCGGCAACGACACCATCGCCCTCATGCTGCTCAACCACCCCGACCGCGCCCACCGCACGCTCCATCTGCGCGGCGCGTGGGTCGCGGCCTCCGCCACCGTCATCCGCAGGGTGATCGATGAGCTGGGCGCGGCCGAGTGCGTCGCCGGATACGGGCTGTCGGAAGCCTCTCCGAACGTCTCCCAGTCCTGCTGGTGGGAGGACGACGAGGTGAGGGCATCCGGCGCGATGCAGGTGCAACCCGGCGTCGAGGTCCGCATCCGCGCCGCGGACGGCACCCGGGACTGCGCTCCGGACGAGCCCGGCTCGATCCTGGTACGCGGATGGAACGTCATGCAGGGCTACCTGGACGCCCCCGAGGAGACCGCGGCGGTCATCGACTCCGACGGCTGGCTGGCCACTGGCGACGTCGGAGCGCTCGACGCCACCGGACGCCTGCACTTCATGGGGCGGACCAAGGACATCATCCGGGTCGGCGGCGAGAACGTCGCACCGGCCGACGTGGAGGACACCCTCCACCGCCATCCGCGTATCCGGCAGGCCGTCGTGGTCGGTGTTCCCGACGAACGGCTGGTCGAGGTGCCGTTCGCGTTCGTCGTCCTTACCGAGCCGGGCACCACCGAGGACGAGCTGATCGCCTGGGCGCGTACCCGCATGGCGGGCTTCAAGGTTCCACGGTATCTGCGCATCGTGGACGGCTTCGAGGACATCGGCATGACCGCCAGCTCCAAGGTCCAGAAGAACCGGCTCGCCGCACACGGCCGCACCCTTCTCGCCCAGCAGGACCACGAGGTATCGGCATGA